The genomic region TCCCCTCCTCTACCACCAGAGCCGGGAGTGGACCGGGCCAGGGTCCCTCGCCTGCTGCCCCCcgccctccccagccctgccccggCGCTGACCCCAGGCCGCCAGGAACCGGCCCGACCCCCCATCCCGCGAAGGTCTGGCGGGGCAGCGTCCCCCGACAGGAAGGCGTCCCCCTCCCACCCAGCCAGAGGGACCGGGGGACGAGGAGGGGGCCCGATCCCCGTCGCGCCCCACCCCCGCCGACGGGGGGGAGGGGCGAGAAGCGGGGCGGCGCTCACCTGGCAGAAGCGGCGGCAATAGTACTGACTGTTGAGAAGAGCCGGCAGCCCGGCGGGGAGACCCGGCGTCACCAGCGCCTCCAGCTCCTCGCTGAGCCGCTCCGACTCCTGATCGCTCTCGTCTTCCGCCATGCTGCTCCGGCCGCCCTGCGCGTACCGagcaccccccctgcccccgccccgccgcgccggAAGGggctcccccctccccgccgcctcATTTCCGGCCACGCCCCCCTGGCCGCCGCTCTCCCATTGGTCCAGCCGCCCTGCCCATCAACGGCCCCCGGCGAGAGGACTCGCTCACGACCTTCGACCTCCGGCTCCACCCcctccgccccgccccgccgaCGCGCCCTGCGATTGGCGCAAAAGTCTCTTCGTTACTTTGTCCTCCCCTCGCCATTGGCTGCTTCTCCCGCCTGTCACACTTCCCTGCGCAGCCTCCGGCCAAAGCCGCCTCCCGCAAGACGCCACCGTCACCTTCGCGCACCCTGATTGGCCTGAGCGAGCCTCCATCACAGCGCTTACCCCCGCCCTCCGCTTCTCACTGGGCAGAAGCGCCGTCCGTCACCGCGCGGCCGGGCAGGGGTGAGCCAATCGCTGAGCGTTTCCCCCCCTCGGCCGCTCTACGGGGGCGGGCAGCGGGCGGGCGCGGCGGTTGCTAGGCGGGTTGCTAGGGCCCGCCTACCGCGGCCGCCAGGGTGGGTGGGTCCGTCTGGCTGCGGCTCGGCGCTGGCTGCGAGGCGGCCCTCGGCGGAGGGGCGCTTGCGGCCCGGCGGAGGAGCGGCGGCGGCTACCGGCGGGGCGTGGGGAGGCCGCGCTACTGGATCGGGTAACGGCGCCCAGCAGGGGAGTGGGGGaggcggagcggggcgggcggcTCTGCCTCAGCGGGGCCCGCCTGGAGTCGCGGGCTGCCGCCTGTGGGATtccggggcgggggcggggagGGTGGCGACGGCGGGGCCACCGGCGACTGCGGAGGCGCCTGCTTGCTCTGCCATGGAAACATCCTCCCTGCCGGGGGTAGCGGGGGGGGAAaggagcggggccggggcgggagGGGCCGCACCTGTCTGCCGCCGCGACGGCGGGAGGGGGGCTGGCGTGTGTGCGCCGGGGCCGATCCTCAGCGCCCCCCGGGGCGGGAGCGGAGAAAGGCGGCCGGCGAGGCGCGAACCCCGCCGCTCCTCAGAGGCCCACCCGGGTTAAATGGCGGCAGTCCGGTGTCCGAAGCCCGGGGGTAACCACTTCGAGTCCTGCCTGCCGGTCGGAGGCTGCTTCTCCAGGCCAGGAGAGCAGCGGAACCCGTGTGGCGGCTGGAAGCTCCGATCCCTTCCTCCGTACCTGAAGCACTCCTGGGGTTGGCCTGGAGTTCCCGGGCACGCGTGGAGTGGTTCTACTCCCGGTGACACTTGTTAGGCGAGGCGTGCGCACCCGCCTTCCCCGGGGCTTCCGCGGCATCGGCGAAGCTTTCCTCCTATGCAGGGGTGACAGGGGGCGGATCGGTGTCTGTCCTGGTGCCTCGCCTGCACTCACGCCTTCCCCTGCCCTTAGGGACCCAGCAGGAGTTCAGGCTTCGGTAGGCATCGAGGAATCCACCCCAAAACTTGAGACAAAAAAAGCCTCGCCAAAATTTCCGTGTTTCGGTAGTTTTAGCGCTCACAGGTTTCGTATGGATTTTTTGTATAGTGGAACTGCACACCACCTAGTTGGGTCGGAGATTTGTTTTGACGTTTCTGAAGCCCGAGCAACAAGTTAGTGTGGGGTTAAGTCTGATTTTCCACTTGATTTCCAAGAACAGTTACTTAGGAAACACACGGGAACGAATCGCTTACAGCaacaaaaggaatgaaaaaagttCCATCGATGCTGAAAAGGCTTGTTTATCTTAGTCTGCAGTGCTGTACAATATCAGGCAAGGGTTAAAGTTGTCAAAAGTAGCAGGTAGATTGAAAAAATAACTAGGCAAGGAGCTAACAGCAAGATCTCCGTGTCCCTTTTCAGCTCCCAGTGTGGCCGTGgtttaataaaaaacacagttttggAGATCGAAGTATCTGTTCCTTATTCTCTTTCTAGAGCAAGCAACAGGCATTCTGGACTCCATTCCATCCTTAGATGTGGACAAGCTCAACTTACAGTTGGCTTGGCAATCCTAGTTTTTTAATACTGATCTTTTAAGATATTGCAACacttttataaataattattaagAATAAGGCATCTAGAGGTATCAGATCTTTCCATTAGCCTTGTGAGCACAGACAGTACAAAATTCTTCAGAGTCGTTCATACCCATAGGTCAATGCCCAGGCAACCTGATATATTCCCTCAAAAGTATTTgccaaaataaattcttaaaaattcaaaaccagTTGCTACCCTATTTATGATAAGGAAGTGGATTGCTAATGAATTACTATTTTGCTAAGAAAACCTTAAACCTGAATGGAACTTCTTGACTTCAACATTACTTTGAAAAGGACTCAAACTGTCTTGACTGAGATTTACACCAGCTACTCTATTTCTCaacatcagaaaaagaagcaagtcCTGTTCTATTCTAGCACACTTGTCAACTAGGCTATTGCCTGCTTTGGTGACATAGTGTCATTTAGAGTGATGTTAAAAAGTTACAgttaaaaacttgtttttacCTTTCTCAGAGAAGCTGTCATCTTTGAAAATATGTGTTCTTATTTTGAATTGAAATGTGTGCAAGTTTCTGTTCACATTAGGCTGTTTTACCAGTCTTCAGCTGCAATGACAAAAATACTTGCTTTTGACTCCATGTTAAGATTCTATCCAGTAGTTATGGTTTGAGCTGGACAAAAGTGACGGGTGTTCCCACATGAGCTCCAGTATGGGGGTTTTTGttaggttttgggttgtttgggtttttgtgggtttttttactggCTTTTGTAAGTGACAGTTGTGGCCTTCATGCCAGATATTTGGACAACTGCATTTTCAAACAGAACTAATACAAATTTTCAGGACGTAAACAGGAAAATACTGACTCAACATAACTACGAAACCGCCAAACAGGTTGAAAAGATAAACAAGAAAGCACCCTTTATGCTAAAggataaaggaaagaaattgttttcaagaagaaaaaaacctttctatTTGAAGTtcaatgataaaaaaaatagttttgggTGTTCTGTTGAGCTTTTTAgttgtagaaaataaaaagtattttactcTGACCCATGAGGAGCTTTGCTCTCACGAGCTCTTTAGTCGGCAAGATGAAGAACCTTTCAATAATAGTTTCATACATCTAGCTTACACGTAACTATCTTTTAGGTGTCAATAAGCACTGTATTGGATATTACACAGATTGCATCCCGAACATCATGAACACCCTCTAACAGtaggttttgggttgtttttttttcaggtgaagtTTATCGCAGAGCACAATGGAACGGTTTGGAGTGAAGTCTGCTCCATCACGTAACCGCTCGAAGACTGCTTTGTATGTGACTCCTCAGGATCGTGTAACTGAGTTTGGCAGCGAGCTGCACGAAGATGGAGGGAAACTCTTCTGTACTTCCTGCAACGTGGTTCTCAATCACGTTCGCAAGTCTGCAATCAACGACCACCTCAAGTCCAAAACGCACACAAAGCGACGGGCAGAGTTTGAAGAACAGAACGtcaggaagaagcagaggaCTCTAACTGCCTCCCTTCAGTGCAACAGTACTGCCCAGACAGAGAAAACCAGCGTCATCCAGGACTTTGTGAAAATGTGCCTGGAAGCTAATATTCCTCTCGAGAAGGCTGATCATCCATCTGTGCGAGCCTTCCTGTCCCGCTATGTCAAGAATGGAAGTTCAATACCTAAGTCAGATCAGCTAAGGAAAGCGTACCTGCCTGATGGGTATGACAATGAGAACCAGCTCATCAATACTGAAGACCGCTGAGAATAACACTCTTTTTCATCATCGTTGTGAAGTTTTACATATTGATggtgtggtttatttttctattcatGCATATATACAGTGTTACATATTGGTTTTACAGGCTATTTTGTATTATTGTAGAAATGACAATCTATTTGTGAACTTAGTGGTATGCCACAGACTGTTGCTAACCCTGCTGTAGCCTTCAGAGCTACACTGATGTAGAGCTCAAGATGAATGTAGGGAATATACCTGGCGTATAccttatctgtgtgttcagTCTGGCTGTATCTGATGCTAAGAAAAAGGCACTTGGATGGAGGACCGCACTTACCTGAACGCTGCATCTAAAAGGACAAGAAAGATGATGCTGTAGGGATTACAAATCATGTCAGTGGATTGCTTTGTCCAGTATCTTGCCCATCAGTGACCAAGAAGTGCTGCACATTTGAGATGCGAGAAGCTGTAGAATGGTTAGTTAAAATATGACTGCTCTCTTGGGGGAGGATTTTTGGCAAATCCCTGTTCAAGTTTGGTTTACATTCTAAAATGGGAAACATTTGTCTTCTCAAGTACTCTCTTATCTTGTTTTGTGCAACTGTGGATGTATTCATTATCCATCTTAAATAGCTGGTCTCTTGTATTGACCTCTGAACTCCACTATTCCTGTGAAGTTAGGAGTTCTGCAGGCCTGTCACACCCACTGTTTTCAAATTACTCTTTCATTGTCTCGGTTTAACATCCCCTTCAGTGTCAGTTCAGGTCTTTGGAAGTTGAGTAGACAAACCAGCTACTGAGTGTGGTTTGCAGTGCAGCTACTGGCAAGTGAAACTTACACTGGACCAAGATCTTAGTTGAAAGAATTAATGCCTTTTCCCTACTAGCGGGACAAATGATGCTAAATCAAAaacaggagggggaaggggTACTGACTTGTTGAGAAAGCTTTTTTAACTTTCACTGAAGGTCCTCTATGTGTCTGGCCTTGTCCTCAGCTTTTTAGTCAAAGGAGGTAAAGTGATTAAAAGTTTCCAAAATAGTTACTGCAAAGGCTATTCAATATGTTTAAGTGCAAATAGGAAAGCAGATATATTTTGAAGCTATAGTGGAATTACGGACTTGTGAGGTATTTTTCACTCTGTGCCAAGGCCACACCTATTGGATTTACAAAAGGTATAATGAGGAATTGAAGAATTTCAGTGATGTTTACTCTTTGAAATCTAGTATTTCTGAAATCTATTACTGAGCTATTCCAAATTATTATGCCAAATACTCCATTTGATGTAAGTGCTCAACTAAGTTTTTGAACGCAGTGACAGAGTTCAAAGTGCTGAAATACGACCAACTTCTGCCTGCTCTAGGTTTccttgaggtgctggaggctCAGGGTGATGTCAGGCATCCTCTAGCAGCACAGAAATCCTCCACTGGGTGCATTCAGTGGTGCAAGCGTGCTTGGACTCCCTCAGTTGGAGCCACTTGTTCTGCTAGGCTTCCTTTCCCCAGTAGAGTTTCACAGTATCTatttctcagcatttcttttttcaatgtATTTAGAGCAATCCTAAGTAATTGCTAAAAAGAGATACAAATAACCTACTTACGTTGTTTCTGTAGCTATTTGCCTAGCTATTTCTAGagcaatattatttttttttttaactgggagAAGAGGGACTTACAGACTTTGTAACAACTGGTTCCTGTGCAATTAGCTTCTACAGAAATGCACTTACATTCCATTCTAACTATGTCTTGTAGCATCCTGCTATAAGACCTGTTTGAATAAATAGACAAAACTAAAAAAGCAGAAGGCTGCCTACCCATGTGTACCAGTACACAGGTACTCAGAACACTGCTGCACCTTTGGTCCCTCTTGAAGCTAGTGGGACTCCATGCAGTCATAGCAATCCTGATAATGATTTTGTTTGCTGGCTTAGAACTTCAGacagaaatgacattttttttctctagtctTAGATATCAAAATATGCCTTCCAAGATATCATTTGCTGTTGCACAAACTTGAGCTTACCTTAAAATTGTAACAGCCCTTTACATCATGAACTGCCTTTGGCTAGTACTGTTATATAAAACTTCAAGCCAAGTGAAAGGTACACTGCCAAGAGACTTCTCTGTCCTGACAATAATTGAAAGTGTTCTCTTACAGCTGCTGTTTCATCACAGTGAAACAACATGgttaaattattatttgtttttttacctATGGCTGCTATCTTAGAATTGAAGCAAATAGAAAACAATgcttttaatgagaaaataggCTTCCATTAAACAAAAGCATATAAAAAAGATGGTGTGGTTAAAAGGTAGGAATTTGTGCTAGTTAGCTCAGTTGTTGCTAGCATGAGATTTCACGGGTTTTTCACCCCATAACCATTTTATAAAGGATGCCATGTTATATGTTTTCAGTTTGATGGGAAAACTGAcagatattttgaaaaaaatggtaacattagaatcatagaatcaaagttaggggttggaagggaccttgaaagatcgTCTGACttcctctgccagagcagggtcacctacagcaggtcacacaggaacacatccaggtgggctttgaatgtctacagggaaggagactccacaccttccctgggcagcctgtgccagtgctgcagccctcacagtgaaaaaattcttcctaatatttatacagaatcACGTATGCTCCAGTTTGtaaccactgccccttgtcctattgctggtcacccctgagaaaagcttgactccatcctcctggcactcacttCTCACATATTTATAAGCATTAATGAGGTCCCcccttgttttcctcttctccaagctgaagagccccagctccctcagcctttcctcataagggagatgttccactcccttcatcatcttggtcactctgtgctggactctctcaagcagttccctgtccttttggaactgaggggcccagaactggacacaatattccagatgtggcctctaGAAGGGGGCAGACTAGAgtggggaggagaacctctctcaacccTTTAATCACCCCCCTTCTAAttcaccccaggatgccattggccttcttggccacaagggcacattgctggctcatggtcatccttccacccaacagcacccacaggtcccttttcccagtgctgctctccaacagctcagtccaCAGactatactggtacctgggatCATTctttcccaggtgcaagacttCACACTTAGCCTTGGTGTTactcattaaatttctccctgcccaacttTCCAGTgtgtccaggtccctctgaatggcagcacagccttctggggtgtcagccactccacccagttttgtgtcatcagcaaaccttCTGATAGTAGACTCTATTTCCTCATCCAGATGACAAGTAAATATATTGgatagtactggtcccagtactgacccctgagggactccactagaaacagacttccaactggactccatcccattgactacagctctctggcttctgtcctTCACCTCCTGATCCGCCTCACTGCCCAATCATCCAGACCACACTTCTTCAGTTGAGCTCCAaagatgctgtgggagatggtgtcaaatgccttcctgaaatcaagGTAGACTATGTCCACTGCTCTGCCATCGTCCTTCCACCTGAAGGATCCTCATAGAATCCTTCATAGGAggctatcaggttggtcagacatgacatccccttagtaaagccatgtaGACTTTACTACTTTTTGCTCCTGATAAGTCTCTTGTCCTggatgtgcctggagacagaatgagttgttccatcacctttccagggatggaggtgaggctgactggtctgtagttaCCTGGGTCCTCTCTCTTGCCTTTCatgaagactggagtgacatttgctttcctccagtcctcagtcacctctcctgttcccagtggcttaccaaagatgatggagagcagcctagCAATGACATCTACCAGTTCCCCCAGCAACCATGGGTGCATCCCATTAATTAGATTCTTGCACAACAAATCATGTTACTTACTCTTATCTCGTTTTACATATAACTAGAAGTCAGCAACATCAAAAGCTtatgttaaaaaaggaaaaagttattttcaataAGCAAAGTAATATTTGAACACCTAGTTTCTGAAAAGCCTACTCATAAAGCAGTCTGTGTACAGAGCCTCAGTTTATAGAATAAATACAATTCTGTAagtattttgatattttttctaGTACACGTTTATTTTTTATGCAGAAATCCTGTCAAGGGTATGAACCTGGTGAGAAACCTTATGAGTGTAGCCATAGCCTACCAAGTCAGAACAATTTAGAAGCAAAATTTATCATCAGAAATTTGAATGGAACTGACTCAATTCCAGGGCACAGCAGTCTTGTAGGACGCTGGTGACTTACTCTGATAGGatattggttaaaaaaaaaacaaacaaacaaaaaaaaaacaacaacaacaaaaccccccacaacATTCTTAAagctttttgaaaaatcaagatACTGATCTATTTCAACAAACATTTATATTGGAgtaaaacagtgaagaaaaaagtacTTCGAGGTAATCtagaaagaataataaataagtTTGTGTTCATGGACATAATCAACAAGACAGTTACACTTACTTTctttgaaagtaaaaatgaTTCCACTCAGTCTTGGAAGTGTCCGACAAACACTCAGCTTCAGAGCACAGTTTTGCCAGTGTGTCTATAGCTGGATAAATCATAGCCTTGGTTTAATTGCAATTGATCTTAGGAAATATTTACAGCAGaagtttttttatatatatatctaaatCTAAGTAATGGCTAATTCCTCAAACAGAGGCTGTGGCTAAGTTGTTAATAGTCTACATGggactttccttttttctgggCAAGAATATGGCAtaatttttccatgtgtttCCTGTAACAAGTATTCTCAGAAGTAAAGGGAGGATGGTAGCAATATTTGCTCACCATTTTACATACATATGTAAGGACAAGCTATAAGGGACATTTTTTGTCAGGTGGTTTTATTAATAACTTTGGAACTCAtaatatttacaaagaaaaaaaatttcttctctgacCATGTACTTGTATTAGTTTAGCCAACTTACAGCTATAATCACTCTGAAGTGGTTTTCTTGGAACAGAGGAAAGAGTAAAATACAAAGGGTAAAATACAAACAGGAACATTCTCTGGTTTGTGAATACATGTATGCACCGTGTTAGTTTCAGCTTGCATGTTCTTGAAAAAAAGTGAGTGAGTTCtaatatttttaagcattttggAGCCTGTAATTTGGCAGGCTCCTAGAGGTGAAACATTTGCCATAATGAAAGGGAAAGCTGTTTTTCAATTTCGAGAGAAACTTGGTTCTGCAAAGTATGGGATATTCTCATGATAGAAGGACTATTTTTAGGCAGAGCCCCTTTTAGCAATTCTGTTGAACTGAACAGTGAAATGCTCCCTGCTAACTTTTGCAGCATAATCTGATTTTCAAGGGGGCGAGACAAAAGAGAGCTGAAAGTTTGGCAAGGATAAtctctttatttatatttacatataaagAGAGACAAGACTCACTGTTGTTGTGTTCAGATTGTACTCACTGCTAACTATGTAATTTGAGTGCTTGTTGTCTTTGTACAATTTTAAGGTTGTGTCTAactttcagaataaattttttttaacaaggcTTCTCATTGTAATAATGTAATACTATTAGAGTTTTGTCTTTCTTGGACTAGTGAAGGTGATTTATTTTTGGTTCGGTGGTAAGGATGTTTTGCTGCTGGTAAGTAGCCACAGGAATGGGTTTTATTTAAACAAGTGATGGATTTATTATCACATACCAGAGTGAGGCTGAAAATACCTGGGTCCTGCAGTGCCACAAGACTTCCTGTTAGAACAGTTAAGACCAGAGTAAGAGATTTaagtttttatattaaaatactatTGGAAGAGAAGTACTTTACTTTGTAAAGTTTTCAGTtggtaatggaaaaaaatgttccttttctaataaaataaaggaattcctttttcatagaatttatgaatgttcttttattttttcaagaaagaaaattaacagcATGTGGTAGTTAAGGTATAAGGATGATGTAAGATAGTAGAAATGGATGgtgacaggaaaaataaagaatgtaCATGCTGTTGTTCCACCTTAAGGAAATATCATACTATATGTTGAAGCAGTGTGTTGATTTATCTTCTCAAACACACTGAAGTCTTTTCCACAAATGGTTCTACAGAACCCCTCCCTGTTTCCTGTCAAGTATGCAACCTTCTTCGTGGTGACAGAAATTCCCTAATTACACCTTCTGTTGCAAGCAAACACCAAGAACTGTTACACATGTTTACATTGGAGTAAACAATTTGTAGCTACAAGATCTTGGAGCTGCCTAATGTTTCAGGTCTTTTCAGGAAGGGCTTCTGCAGTATGGAAGAATCAGCTGTTTCCAAACTGTTGACAAAACAGTCACAATTTGATCTCTGTCTCTCATAGGGACTTAATAAAAATAGAGCAAATGCTGTCAGCCCATCAAAATTATGAAGagtagttttgattttttttatacatttccTGAATTCTTGTATCTCATGATGGATCAGTGATAAACTCATGCAGTATCTTGAATCATTAATTTATTATAcgatcatagaatcattaagcttggaaaagaccgtcaagatcaagtccaaccaaaTCCAGCTACCACAACCACTAAACAATAttctgaagtgccacatctaaaTGCctcttgaacacctccaggggtggtgactccaccacctccctgggcagcccattttattaattattactgTCTCATTTTCAGACATTCTCAGGTCACAGCACATTAAGAACACACTGCTTGCTGTTTCCTTTATGCTAAATGGAAAAAGGGAATAGAAATAAACATACTGTTCTGTGAACTTTTCTTATGTGGACAATTCATCTGAAACAGCACATTCATACTTGCAGAACCAGTCTAACAGCACAGATTTGTGTGGAAGCTGAAGCAGAATCAGATGAAGTATATAttgaaattttaataattaggtgtcctggtttgggccaggat from Heliangelus exortis chromosome 1, bHelExo1.hap1, whole genome shotgun sequence harbors:
- the CGGBP1 gene encoding CGG triplet repeat-binding protein 1; this encodes MERFGVKSAPSRNRSKTALYVTPQDRVTEFGSELHEDGGKLFCTSCNVVLNHVRKSAINDHLKSKTHTKRRAEFEEQNVRKKQRTLTASLQCNSTAQTEKTSVIQDFVKMCLEANIPLEKADHPSVRAFLSRYVKNGSSIPKSDQLRKAYLPDGYDNENQLINTEDR